In one window of Chitinophagales bacterium DNA:
- a CDS encoding dihydrodipicolinate synthase family protein: MSFEWKGVFPALTTKFTTDDQLDLPLFEKNLQAQLAAGVEGIILGGTLGESSVLTNDEKERLVKFAVEKTAGKVPVVLNIAEGATREALVQAANAASWGARGLMVLPPMRYKTDHRETVQWFKTIAASTSLPIMIYNNPVDYKTEVTLDMFDELQSCTNIQAVKESTRDVSNVTRMLNRFGQRYKILCGVDTLAMEELVMGAHGWVAGLVCAFPKETVAVYELIQQGKIAEAAAIYRWFLPLLELDIHPKLVQYIKLAEQEAGIGSEHVRAPRLTLAGTEREQILRIIHTGLANRPKL; encoded by the coding sequence ATGTCTTTTGAATGGAAAGGTGTTTTCCCTGCACTTACAACCAAGTTCACAACAGATGATCAACTCGATCTTCCTTTGTTTGAAAAAAACTTACAAGCACAATTGGCTGCAGGTGTAGAAGGCATCATTCTTGGCGGCACATTGGGCGAATCAAGTGTACTTACGAATGATGAAAAAGAACGATTGGTGAAATTTGCAGTAGAGAAAACAGCAGGTAAAGTGCCTGTTGTGTTGAATATCGCAGAAGGTGCTACACGCGAAGCATTGGTGCAAGCAGCAAATGCAGCCAGCTGGGGTGCACGTGGTTTGATGGTGTTGCCGCCTATGCGGTACAAAACCGATCATCGCGAAACTGTGCAATGGTTTAAGACCATCGCTGCATCAACATCTTTGCCTATCATGATTTACAATAATCCAGTCGACTATAAGACAGAAGTTACACTGGATATGTTTGATGAATTACAATCCTGCACCAATATCCAAGCAGTAAAAGAATCAACACGCGATGTGTCGAATGTTACACGTATGCTCAATCGTTTTGGACAGCGCTATAAAATTCTTTGTGGTGTAGATACTTTAGCAATGGAAGAATTGGTGATGGGTGCCCATGGTTGGGTAGCCGGATTGGTTTGTGCTTTTCCAAAGGAAACAGTTGCTGTATATGAGTTGATACAGCAAGGTAAAATCGCAGAAGCTGCTGCCATTTATCGTTGGTTCCTGCCTTTACTGGAATTGGATATTCATCCCAAGTTGGTGCAATACATTAAATTAGCAGAACAAGAAGCAGGTATTGGCAGTGAACATGTTCGTGCACCACGTTTAACCTTAGCAGGTACAGAACGCGAACAAATTCTGCGCATCATTCATACAGGATTGGCGAATCGCCCCAAATTGTAA
- a CDS encoding FAD-dependent oxidoreductase, producing MQHVIVIGGGIVGLSSAYYLRQAGYEVTLIDKNDLSDNCSYGNAGYVCPSHFIPLATPGIVKKGLKWMWNSRSPFYIQPRLSKSLISWGLQFMRSATPEHVRNAGIPLRDIAILSKKMYESWIGQPGFDFAYEQKGLLEIFQTEEAAHHAAETVARAHELGLSDTALISAAEVKALEPHIRMEAAGAIWFKCDAHLYPPKVMKQLIAVLKAQGVHFVLNEAVIDFDIRQHTIKAVKTDRSVYTADHVVLAAGSWSRELAEKIRLRMPLVGGRGYSITTEDPKFRINYPAVFVESRIALTPMDGNKTRFGGTMEITATNTPPRLQRVQGIIDGVKRFYPEFDIPMPEPDKVWYGFRPCSADGLPYIGKAGQYKNFVVATGHSMLGMSLGAGTGKLVQELITGEPLSMDITPFDPNRFA from the coding sequence ATGCAACACGTCATTGTTATTGGCGGCGGTATCGTGGGTTTAAGCAGCGCTTATTACCTGCGTCAGGCTGGCTACGAAGTAACCCTTATCGACAAAAATGATTTATCCGATAACTGCTCTTACGGCAATGCAGGTTATGTATGCCCCAGCCATTTTATTCCACTGGCAACACCGGGTATTGTCAAAAAAGGGTTGAAATGGATGTGGAATAGTCGCAGCCCATTTTATATCCAACCCAGACTCAGCAAAAGTTTGATCAGTTGGGGATTACAATTCATGCGTTCAGCAACACCGGAGCATGTGCGCAATGCAGGTATTCCGCTACGCGATATTGCGATACTGAGTAAGAAAATGTATGAGAGTTGGATTGGTCAGCCGGGTTTTGATTTTGCTTATGAACAGAAAGGGTTACTCGAGATTTTTCAAACAGAGGAAGCGGCGCATCATGCAGCAGAAACAGTTGCGCGTGCTCATGAATTGGGATTGAGTGATACTGCTTTGATAAGCGCAGCTGAAGTAAAAGCACTGGAGCCACATATTCGCATGGAAGCTGCCGGTGCTATCTGGTTTAAGTGCGATGCACATTTGTATCCACCCAAAGTAATGAAGCAACTGATTGCTGTACTGAAAGCACAAGGAGTACATTTTGTACTGAATGAAGCAGTCATTGATTTTGATATTCGTCAGCACACAATTAAAGCGGTGAAAACAGATCGTTCTGTTTATACAGCTGATCATGTGGTATTGGCAGCTGGTAGTTGGAGCAGAGAGTTGGCAGAAAAGATTCGGTTGCGTATGCCCTTGGTAGGTGGCAGGGGATATTCTATCACAACAGAAGATCCCAAGTTTCGCATTAACTATCCTGCGGTGTTTGTAGAATCACGCATTGCGCTCACGCCGATGGATGGTAACAAAACACGTTTCGGTGGTACGATGGAAATCACTGCTACCAATACACCACCACGCTTGCAACGGGTACAAGGTATCATCGATGGTGTTAAGCGTTTTTATCCTGAATTCGATATTCCCATGCCAGAGCCCGATAAAGTGTGGTATGGATTTCGTCCCTGCTCTGCAGATGGTTTGCCATACATTGGTAAAGCTGGTCAATACAAAAATTTTGTCGTTGCAACAGGACATTCCATGCTGGGTATGAGCTTGGGTGCAGGTACCGGAAAACTCGTGCAGGAGCTGATTACAGGCGAGCCATTGAGCATGGATATCACGCCATTTGATCCAAACAGATTTGCTTAA
- a CDS encoding TatD family hydrolase: MQLIDTHCHIYLDAFDADRAAMLERAAQQGISRFYLPAIDSATHDAMIQLGDAYPDRCIPMMGLHPCSVKGDYQKELGIVEEWMNRRDFVAIGEIGLDFYWDKTFVQEQHFAFEQQMQWALDKNLPIVIHTRNAMQETINAVQPFAKKGLRGIFHCFSGSFESAQQITRMGFYLGIGGVLTYKNAGLPAALEQIGLEWMVLETDAPYLTPVPFRGKRNEPAYLEHVVAKLAETKGVSMEEVAAVTTSNAQKIFQKTD; the protein is encoded by the coding sequence ATGCAATTGATCGACACCCATTGTCATATTTATTTGGATGCTTTTGATGCTGATAGGGCAGCAATGCTGGAACGTGCAGCCCAGCAGGGCATTAGTCGTTTTTACTTGCCAGCAATAGATAGCGCCACACATGATGCCATGATTCAGCTGGGCGATGCTTATCCGGACCGTTGCATACCAATGATGGGTTTACACCCCTGTTCTGTGAAAGGAGATTACCAAAAGGAGTTGGGCATTGTAGAAGAATGGATGAATCGACGGGATTTCGTGGCGATAGGAGAGATTGGTTTGGATTTTTATTGGGATAAAACCTTTGTACAAGAGCAGCATTTTGCTTTTGAACAGCAAATGCAATGGGCATTAGATAAAAACTTGCCCATTGTGATTCATACCCGCAACGCCATGCAGGAAACCATCAATGCCGTACAGCCTTTTGCCAAGAAAGGACTGAGGGGTATTTTTCACTGTTTCAGTGGCAGCTTTGAATCTGCACAGCAAATCACCAGAATGGGTTTTTATTTGGGCATCGGTGGTGTACTCACGTATAAGAATGCTGGACTACCTGCTGCTTTAGAACAAATTGGCCTGGAGTGGATGGTATTGGAAACGGATGCGCCCTATCTTACGCCCGTTCCTTTCAGAGGCAAGCGCAATGAGCCTGCTTATTTGGAACATGTTGTTGCCAAACTTGCTGAAACAAAGGGTGTTTCCATGGAAGAAGTAGCCGCTGTTACCACTTCAAACGCCCAAAAAATCTTCCAAAAGACCGATTGA